The following is a genomic window from Butyricimonas faecihominis.
AGTAGTGTTGCTGAGGGGACTCGAGTGGAAGATGTGGAGCGAGTATACCTTTTGTTTGGAAAAATGTGTGAACCGGTTTGTTTTGTTTGCAAGCCTTACGAAGAGTGTTTATCGGAAGTTGTGGTAACTCACTCTCCTCGTTATTTGGTAGATATGAATTTATCAAAAGGAGAAACAATTTTTGACAAGTTGGGAATTCCTTATGATGAATTGCGTTGTCAACCGAATCCAATTCGAACCATTCTTGATTACTATCGTTCCCGGCTTAAAGAAGGTGAAGAATTATGGTGGTTGGATAATGATCATTCTAAGGTATCTAACCTTGTGATTCGTATGTGGAGTTCGCTATCTCCGCAAGAGAAACAGAGATACCAAATTAAAGGATTTATCTTTTTCCCAGAGTTATTAAGTAATCGTTCGGATAAATTCAATCGGATGGCTGTTTGGCTTGCAACTCAAGAAGGAGTTGTTTGTCCGAATCTAAGAGATATTTTCTCGGCAGGAGGGAAGGAGTGTATTACGAAAAACGGAGAGAGTTATTCTGGTGTGTCAAAAGTGATTGGGAAACTTTACCGGGAATTATCTGCAATAAAAGAATTTATTCAGCAGGTTGATGATGCTGAATTGCAGGAGTATTGGAAATGTCAATTCAATATCGGGGAAAAATGGGAAACGTGGTGTCAATTGGCAATCAATAATCTTGAAACAATCAACACAACCGGAATCCCTTTGAAAAAATTAATCTGTTAGTTTCGTTTTCTACAATTTTAACCGGAAAATATCGGATACTTGTTTAAAGCCGTGATGCTCGAAGAATTGATGGGCAGAATGGTTGTTGACGCCCGATTCGAGGTAACAATCCTGTATTCCTTTGTCCCGGAAACTTTCCGTCGCTCTTTGCAGGAGTTCCTGTCCGATACGCTTTCCCCGGTATGCGGGATCGACACTGAGGTCAAAGATAACCCCGTAAGGTCTGGCTCCGTCATTCGTGATACCGAACAAAACGAACCCGATAATTGTTCCGTTTTCCAGATAAAGCAGGAGCGTGTTGTCCGGGTTTTCTACTTGTCGATCGAGATAATTTAGCCACATTTCCTTGTAATTAGGAGCAAGCTCGTTACTCTCGAGAGCGATTCCCATTTGTAGTTCCCCGTGGGAAATGTAGGCTTTGTGTGATTCGATAATGCGAGAGAAAAATTCGCAAAGTTGCGTCCTGTAATCGATAGAATATGTCTGTATCATATACGTGAATTAAATTTGATGTGATTTCATTTTACTATGCTTTTTCCGGAGATAATGAATAATTACCCGGATCATGATTTTCATGCTGAAATATATACCAATAGAAGTGATAACAACCAGAACGACAGCCGTGAATACCCCAAATTCCTTGGAAATCATCGAGAACACGGGAGCCTCACCGTTACCTTCCAATAATACCCCGAAAAGGGAGGCTATGGAAATGAAAAGAAGAATATTCTTCGTGCTGTTAGCCTCTTTCAGATCGGCTATATTGTTGGCATTTGTTAGGGATTTATCCACTCTTTCCGTGATGTCCTTTAATTGCTGCTCGTCAGCGTCAATTCGTAGTCTTCGGCTTGTCTCGTGATACATATGCTTGTGAGACATATAGCGCAGGTAGCGTACCGAATCGAGTTGCAGTATTACATCGGATAAGCTGATACTTAGGCGGGCATTTTGCTCGATCATGTCTAGAATCTTGTCATTGATGATTGTGAATCCCTGTTGGCCGTCCTTTGATTCCGGGTGACTGTTATCCTTGATCGCTTGTCGGGAATTGAAGATATATTTATTCAGCACGTAGTTGATCGTGTGTTTTTTAGCCAACAGGATTTCGACTAGCACAAGATATTCCGGCCAACTGACGTGATAACGGTCTCGTCGGGCCAAGTGTTTTTTCCAGTCGGTGGGAGCCTCTTTCCCACGGTTTCCGTACGTACCGATAACGAGACTCATGTTTTCATTTGCCAGCACAAGATCATCGGTGTCAATGGCGATGTTTTTCCCACAAATATCTTCAAAACTGGAATCCATGCGGTAGGGCCACTCTTCGGGGTAAAGACTCATGAGGCCCACGAGTTCCGCCTTGTGACATTGTTCGATATGTTCGATAACTTGGTCTTCCCGCATCTGGTCAAAACGGATTCGTCCCTCGTGACCGATACTTTCCCAAATATCCAGAAAGATATAATTATGCCATCCGTATTCGAACTCTTGGGATTCTTTACTTTTTCTTGAATCGTTTTGTCTTTGCCTGTCAAAAAAATAGCGGTAGCGTTTTTGTACTTCATCGAAAGTAACGCCTTTCGTTTTCACGGTTGTCGTGTGGACGTGTGATTCTTCGTCGATGTGCAGGTCACTGATTGAAACGACTTTCAGGGAACCGTCGATTTCTTGGCCTTTCTTCTTGTTGTTGTAAACCCAATGTTCCACATGTTGCACGATCCCCGCTACGGCAATCAGTTGATCTGTGTTGAATGGAACATCTGTTTGGCAAAATTTGGTCCCGTTAATTCTTCCCGTCGGGCTCACGATAATCCGGTAGGAGATTTCAACTGTCTTGTTGAAAAATACGGCAGCCCGCACGTGTACGTGTCCCCACAGTCTAGCGGGAGTGTTCCCGTCAATGTCAATACATATATCGAACCCTTTCAAGCGATAACGGTTGATGACTTTATCCGAATGGGTAAACAACTGGTTGTCAAAATGCCCGTCATCATCCTTCTTGATGAAGAAATTCGTTTCGGGGTTTAAGGGAATTTCAATTCCGGCAGAAGTAAAGGTCTGTATCAGAATGACGGAAAATTCATTGTAGATAAGACCGGATTCACACTGGTTGTAATTTCTCATAGTACGCACGTTTCGTGCAAATATAAGCAAATTTTATAAATAAAACGGAGAAAGTATTTTTTCATAAAAGCTGATTTATTAGGAGATATTAAAAATATTCATTAGCTTTCCTAACTCGATAGAAATAAGTGTTTAATCAATAATAATAAAAAGTATGATGCTAGGAGGAGTGGTTGGAATTTTGTATGTGGTGTTAAAACTAATACTGTTTGTCGGTTTGGTTATTTTACTTTGGAATGTTTATGTCGCATTGCGGATATACATCAAAAAGAATAGTGATGTGAAATGGAAAGAAAAAGACTGACTTGTAAATGTCAGCCTTCTATTAATTCTTTCACGAAAGGTGTTGCCGGGGTATTCCTGATATGATCCGGGGTGTCCAGTTGCTCAACAAGCCCTTTGTTCATGACCATAACTCGGGTACCCAGTTTTAGAGCTTCTTTTATATCGTGGGTGATAAACACGATAGTCACTCCTAACTGCTCGTGAATGCGAATAATTTCACTCTGTAACATTTTACGTGTAATCTCATCAACCGCCCCGAACGGTTCGTCCATGAGCAGGATATCCGGGTTTGCGGCAAGGGCTCGGGCGATACCAACTCGTTGGCGTTGACCACCGGACAGTTCTGCCGGGTAACGGTCGAGCATATCCCTGTCAAGACCGACCACATCAATCAATCGTTCCACCGCTTTGCGGGTACGTTCTTTGTCCCTGTGATTCAGTAGGCTGGGGACGTAAGCGATGTTTTTACGAATGGTCATGTGGGGAAACAACCCGATACCTTGAATGACGTACCCGATGTTACGACGTAAAAGTGTTTGGTCCTCTTTCGAAATATCTTTCCCATCGACATAAATGATCCCGAAAGTGGGAGAGATCAGCCCGTTAATTAACTTTAGTACGGTTGTCTTCCCAGAACCGGAACTTCCAATAATGGTTAGGAACTCGCCTTTCCGGATCTCCAAGTTGAAGTCCTTTAATATTTCCCGGTTCCCGTATGATTTATTGACGTGTTCAAAACGAATAGCAACATTATTTTCCATAACTCAATTGTGGATTAAGTAAACCTTTTTTCTTTAAAAACTCCACGGCAACTTCCCGTTCCGTGCGATGTTCCACGTCGACTTTGTAATTCATGTCGGCCATTTCCTGATCAGTCAGTATACCGTTCATCTTTTCCAGTATCCTTTCCAGTTCCGGGTGTTCCTTCAATGTTTCCTCTCGTACGATTGTTGCGCAATAGTAGGAAGGGAAGAAGTGCTTGTCATCTTTTAGAACCGTGAGATTCGCGTGGCTTAACTGCCCATCCGTCGTGAAAATGTTGATTACATCAATCTTGCCGGATTTCATGGCCTCGTACTTCAATCCAATGTCCATATCCAAGTTTTTCTTGAATTTGAGGTTATAGTAGGCGCAGAGATCCGCGTACCCGTCATTAATTTCGTAAAAGTCATATTCCGCCCCGAAAGTGAATAAAGCGGGATAAAGGGCCAGATCGGAAAATGTTTTTAAGTTATATTTTTTTGCCATTTCATTACTTACAGCCAAGCTATAAGCATTGTTAAAGCCGTAGGGGGCAACCCATTTCAGCCCGTATTCCCGGGAATATTCTTTTTGTAACTCGGAGAATAATTGGTCGAGTGGGAGTAGCGTGTCTTTTTTCAAGATCACCAACCAGCCTGTACCCGTGTATTCCGGGTAAAGGTCGAAATCTCCCTTGACCATGGCCGGATGAATGTTGCTCGTGCCACCACCCACGCCTTTCGTGATTTTCACGTGCAAATCGGAGTTTTCTTCAATGAGCAGGGCAAGCATCTCTCCGAGAATGAATTGTTCGCTCATCGGTTTGGTGGCAATATGGATCGTGTCCTTTTTCGACTCGCATCCCGAAAGGAGTACGAGGCCAATGAATAGTGCAAGTAGTCCGTTTTTCATGTTTTTTTTCATAGTAATTTACGTTTTCTTTTAATATGCTTTTCGTAGCGTCCCACACCCCAATCTGCCAGCAAGGCTAGCAGGGCTATTAATAAACTCCCGGCAATCGTCATGGCCGAATTATTGGTTGTGATTCCCCGGTAGATGGCTACTCCTAATCCCCCGGCACCGATAAATGCGGCGATACCCGTGAGGGCGATGGTCATCACGACCATGTTACGTATTCCCGACAGGATAACAGGAAATGCCAGTGGAATCTGTATTTTATAGAGTATCTGGAAGGTCGTGCTGCCCATTCCCCGTGCCGCCTCGATAATCTCCTTGTCGATGCCAATAATTCCCGTGTAGGTATTATGGACCATCGGAAGCAGGGCGTAAATGCTCAAGGCGATGATGGCCGTGGTGTTACCGATTCCGGAAAAAGGAATCAAAAAACCGAACAGGGCAATTGACGGGATGGTGTAAATAAAGTTCGTGAGGCCCAACACGGTGGATGAACTTTTCCGGTACATACTAATCATGATTCCTAGTCCCAATCCAACCATCGTGGCGATCACGATGGACATCAGTGATATTTGCAGGTGCTCCCACGTGAGGTCTAGGAAAAAGTGCCAACGTTCCACGTATAGAGTGTAAATCTCTTTTATCATTTGTATTGCGTTTAAAAGTTAAAAATAATAACCCACGTTCACGTTAAAACGGGCGTGCCAAGAATCACTTTCGCCACCGGTACCGAAACCATTGAAATTAGGTCCCAGCCACCCGTGATTTTTACCTAGAGCGTAATCCACGTAAATACACACGGGGCCACCGTCCAGCATACATCCCGTGACGTTTTGGAAACTATCTTTGTAATCGTTGTTCTGTTTGTCGAGCCAACCGAAGTCGTTGTACACTTGTATTTTCTTTAGAAATTTCCTGTTTACCGGGATCGTGTACCCGGCTCCCAACATATACACGTTTGCCTTGGCGGCTACCAGATAGGGGGCCCCGTAAGCCGTCATCGAGATCAGCTCATCGTCATCTCCCTCGCCATTTTTAGGGTTCATGGCATAAGTTGTCAATTGTGCTTTCAGGCTGACTCTTTTCGTGGTTAGTTCATAATGTAGGGCGAAAGCGTAATGTGTACCGTTCTTGCGGGTGTCGAGGTTGTAAAGTTGTCCGAACTCTGCCGATCCGCCTAATCGTTGCCGGGTAGATTCCCCGAATTTATAAAAGGCTTGTCCGTTGATTTGATTGATCTCTTTGTTCCGTCCGGCCACGTCGTAACCGTATCGATCATCGGAAGTCTCGTTATCTGACCCGAAAAGTAGTTCATCTGCATTCTTGAAAAAAGCGAAAGTAAAATCCCACGTGTCACCTTGATATAAATACTTGATTCCCATGTCTGAATCGTCTTCTAGTCCGATGTAATAAGCGATTTGCAGGAAGAAATTGTGCGAGGCGATAGGTTGAATACCGAAAGGCACTCCCGTTAGTCCCAGTTGCATTTGACTTTTGTCGTTGAACTGGTAGCCGATCCACCCGTATTTCAGCATGGGACCACCGAAATCTTTGCTGTAAAAGCGGTAGTCTGCGCTTAGAATGATATTTCGGTAGGAGCCTGACAATTTGAAGTATAACACGTCGAAACCAAAATCTCCACCCCGGTCACGATGTCCGGGTTTCCAATCGCAGAAATTGTAATTAAAACGGAGCGCTCCCCCGAGTTTGAACTTCGGTAACACCCGTTCTTGTGCCTGACTTATCACCATCAGTAACGTTAGGCATATTCCTAGAAACAGTCTTTTATATTTCATACCCATTTTTATCTTTCAAGGTATAACGGGAATGTTAAAAAATAGTTTCCTTAAATTTATCGTTTGTTAGTAAAATCAACTTGAAAGTAACCAGACGGTGGAAAAGTAGAACCTTTTTAACTTCTTGGCGTTAAAGAAAAAAGAAACGAAATAAAAAATAATAAGATGAACAAGAAATTTTTAAATTATACGGATTGGCAAGGAACTGCCGACACGCTGCACATGTATCTTCAGATGTTGGGAAAAGTGAAATTGATGCGTTGTCATCAACGTCCCGAGTGGGCACACGTGCGTCTTTACTTGACGGTGGAAGGGGTATCCACGGGGATTATACCCGGTGATAATTCTCCTTTCGAGATTCAGGCAAACTTCATGAAACATCTGGTCGTTTTCCGTAACGGGAACGGGAAAGTGGTTACGTTTACTTTACAGGACGGGCTTTCCGTGATGGAATTCTACAAACAGTTCATGAAGGGACTGGAAGAGATCGGTTCCCCGACAGCGATCAATGTCCGTGCTCAGGAGTTCTACGATCCGATTGATTTTGACAAGGACACCAAACATCATCATTACGATAAGGAGGCCGTGAAACTTTGGCATCAAAATCATCTTTTTGCGTACGAGGCATTACGGGGTTTCCTTTCCGGTTTCCGGGGAAAAGTGGATGGGCCGGCTTACTATTTCGGTACGATGGACCTCACGGGAATCGTGTATAGCGGTGAATCGGCTCCGTTTGGCATGAATAAACCGATTTCAGATCATGCTTTTGATGAACGTTATTTCGAGTGCGGTTTCTGGCCGGGAGACGTGAATTATCCTCGTCCTGCTTTCTACGGGTTGCCTTATCCTTTCATAAGTGATATAAAAGGTAATGATCATTTGATCCGTCCCGCAATGGCAATATTCAAGCCCGAGAAGAAAGAGTTTTTTCTGACACTAGAAGATGCTCTGGCTTATGATGACCCGTTTGATGCCGTCCATCAATTCCTGCAATCTAGTTTTGATATTATGCAGAAAGTACGTCCGTGGCAGCATCTGAACTGGATTACGACGCCGTTAACTTATTCAAAATAGTTATATCTTGGGGTGAAGAGGGTGAAGTTTCTCCCTCTTCTGTTGCTTGCAATATATGCAACCCTCGTAATGTACCGTTTGTAACTTTCCACAACCGGGACATTGGAATTTCTCCTGTTGTTGCTGTAAAAAAGCGTTTTCCCCGTACTCTTTGATAAATTCTAAATTCTCGATCATGCTCATGTTGTAATGAGTACGGTAGCGCTCGTCTAGTTGACGGAGGCGCCGACAAGGATATTGGGAACACTCAAAACAATATAACTTTCTCTTGTCACATCTTGTGATAACGCAGTTGGTACTTCTTCTTCTACATCCCGGGCAATTCTTTTTCTTGTTTTGGAACGAGTGGCATAATTCGCAGTTCATCCCACATGGTGCTAGCGTGGTTATCATGTTTATTTGCTCTTGCATATTGTTGTTATCTCTTCATGCGAATATATGAATAAAAATAGAATAAATGGATTTTAATAATAGAACAATATTTGTAAAACGACTTGATTTTTATAATTATTTTTCATATATTTATAGTACGATATTACTAACTAAATTATGAACGTCATGGGAGGCGAAGGACACGTATTTGATATGATTCGACGCACGAAACAGAATCGAAAAATGCTTCAGGAGCGTCGTGACCGGATGAAAGATCTCGTTGAGAAAATGAACGAGAAACCTTTAACGGGGTATCCGAACAAGTTGGCGGAAGGGGAAATGGAACAAATCGAAAGAGACATAAAATCGAGAGAACATGACGAAAAGGTGTATTACACCCGTTTCATGTTTGCTTTTCTGGGAATTTTGCTATTAGTTATGCTCGTGGCATGGGGAATGTGGAGAATGCTGGGAGCGTGAAAGTATTGGACGAGATACACTATAAAGCTTGTTACACTTGTGATTCGCTGGTAAGTGTTCGATAAGTGTTCGATAAGTATTCGACACGTGTCGTCAATTTATTCCTGATTTATCCTTGATATTTACTCATGCTATCGACGAGAGAGTGCTGGGACACCGATGGCATAAGGGGTAAATGAATTCAGGGCTGCTCAATGTGAATTGGCAGCCCCGAATCGTTATTTGCTAGAAAAGTGTTAGTGTCACATGGTTGTACCGATTAATCCTTTCGTGGATTGTTCTATGAAATCAAGGATACATTGAATTTCCGGTCCGATAGTAATGGTCTCCTTGATTCTCAGTAGGGCGTTTTCAACGCTTGTCCCACATTGATACACTTGACGGTAGGCTTTGGCTATATCGTCAATGATTTCTTCCGTGAGTTTTTGCTCTTTACGCAGAATGTAAGCGTTGATTCCGTAATAGGCAATTGGGTTATGGGCAGCGACAATGTAAGGGGGAACGTCCTTGTTGGCCCGGCACCCGTCTTTTACTAGGGCCCAAGTGCCGATGCGACACCCGTGTTTCACGATCACTCCACTACCCAGTATCACGTTGTCATCGACAATGCAATTCCCCGCTGTCTTGGCTGCATTTCCCAGCACGCAGTTGTTGCCGAGATGGGTGTCGTGTGCCAGATGCACGCTTTCCAGCAGGAAGTTCCCATTGCCGACAATCGTGCAATCTGTTGTGTTAGTTCCCCGATTGATGATCACCTTCTCCCGGATCGTGTTGTTATTCCCGATTTTTAAAAGGGTATCTTCTCCCTTAAACTTGAAATCTTGCGGAGTGGCCCCGATAATGGCTCCCTGATAGACCGTGTTGTTTGTACCCATGCGTGTACCGCTCAGAATGCTGGCATACGGCATGATTGTGCAGTTATCCCCGATCTCGACGTTCTTGTCGATATAGGCGAAAGGATGGATAGTTACATCCTTTCCTATTTTTGCATCGGGATTAACGTAAGCTAGTGGACTTATCATGATAATTTGTATTTAAAGGTTATTCGGTTCGTCCACCACCTAGGGCATGATACAAGTTAACAACGGCTTGTATGCGTTGGAACTCGTCGGATATTCCGGAGAGTTGGGCGCTGAGCAAGGACTGTTGTGCCGTGAGCACTTCTAGGTAAGTGGATGTTCCTAAAGTTAGTAATTCTTGCGTGTATTCCACGGATTTTTCTAAAGAAAATATCTGCTTTTCACGTTGTTCTATTTTATCTTGTGCCGTTTGGTACTGCACCAACGCGTTGCTAACTTCACTTCCTGCGTTTAATATTGCCTGTTCAAAACTAATCAAGGCCTCTTCTTGTTGTGCCTTGGCAACTCTTAAACGGGCCGTGAGGGCTCCCCGGTTGAAGATCGGTTGTGTCAGTGATCCCACAGCAGAGGCAATCATCTTACCCGGGTTCGTGATGTATGACCCGGAGCTATTGGTCCAGCCGAGCGTTCCGCTGATTGATATTTGCGGGTAGAATGCCGAACGGGCTTGGTTCGTATTGTAAAACGTGCTGGCTAATGCCATTTCGGCCGACTTCACGTCCGGACGGTTCGATAATAATTGAACGGGTATACCGACATTTAACAGGGTAGGCAGGGATTGATCTTCCAGCTTACCTCGTTCGATACGCTGCGGGGCTTGTTTCAGCAATAGAGAAAGTGAATTTTCCGCTTCCCGGATGCTTTTTTTCAAGTCGGGAATAGAGGCGGCAATCATGTAGCTGTTAGCCTCGCTTTGCGCGATAGCGGCCTCGTTTACCATCCCGGCCTCTTTCATCGCTTTCATGGTTTCCACGCTTTTTTGCCATAATACGGCTGTCTCTTCCGTGATGGCCAGTTGCTTGTCCAGCATGAGCAGCGTGTAATATGTGTTGGCAATCGTCGAAATGACTTGTGTCTGAACGGCTTGCTTGTACGCCTCGCTTTGTAGTAAGGTCGCTTTTGCTCCGCGTTTGGCATTCGTTAATTTGCCGAACAGGTCAAGTTCCCAACTGGAAACGACCGGGAGCGAGTAAATCTGCGTGGCGGCAGCTTTGTCAAAACTACTTACTGTTCCCTGAGGAGATAATCCTAGGGAAGGTAAGTATGCCAAGCGGGAGGACATTAATCCTGCCTCTGCCTCTTTCACTTTCAAGATAGCAGTTTGCAGGTCACTGTTTTGTTCCAGTCCCTGACGAATTAATTTCTGTAATTGGGGGTCCGTGAATACCTCTTCCCAGGGTAAATTACCCATGTTCGTGGTATCCGATACCAGTGTGTCATTTACAGAAACCGGGTCCCGGTACAGGCCTTCCATATCCACGTCCGGGCGGTTGTATTTCTTGTAAATGTTACAGCTGCTTAACAGGGCACCCATGCATATCGTGTATATAACAACTTGTTTCATCTTTCTTTATTTTGTGTATTGTTCTATTTCAGATTCAAGTTCCGTGTTATCCGTGTCATGCCATTCGATCGGTTTAATCTTCTCTTGCAGGTATTGGAATGCAACGAACATGGCAGGTACCGTGAAAATCTGGCAAATCATACCGATTAACATACCACCAATTGCTCCGGAGCCCAACGTGCTGTTACCGTTTGCACCAACACCGCTAGCGAACATCATCGGTAGCAAACCGATTACCATGGCCAAAGAGGTCATCAAAATCGGACGGAGACGGGCGGAAGCACCCAATACGGCGGCAGAGACAATGCTCATTCCGGACTGACGTCTTTCAAGGGCGAACTCGGTGATCAGGATGGCATTTTTCGCCAATAGACCGATCAACATGATCAAGGCAATCTGCATGTAGATGTTGTTTTCAACACCCATGAACTGTGCAAATATGAAACTGCCCATTAACCCGAAGGGTACGGAAAGTATAACAACCAATGGTAGAATATAGCTTTCGTACTGGGCGCTCAGTAACAGGTACACGAACACGAGACAGAGTACGAAGATTAACGCAGTTGTACTTCCGCTGGCACTTTGTTCCTCACGGGTCATACCGGAGAATTCATATCCGAAACCGGTGGGCAATGTTTCTGCTGCCACTTCCTCGATAGCTTTGATGGCTTGTCCGGAACTGTATCCGTCGGCAGGAGAACCGTTCACGCTAATGGCCGTGAACATGTTGAAACGTTTGATGTTATCCGGACCGTATACCTTGCGTAGCGTAACGAATTGGGTAATCGGTGCCATTTCATTTCCGTTTCTAACCATGATTTGGTTTAAGGTTTCCGGGTTGGCACGGAAATTGGCATCAGCCTGAATCATGACACGGTACAATTTTCCGAAACGGTTAAAGTTAGAGGCGTATAGACCTCCGTAATATCCCTGCAATGCAGACAGTAACACGTTGGGGGATAGTCCGGCTTCTTTACACTTGGCCACGTCAATGTCTACCATGTATTGCGGGTAATTCGGGTTAAATGAAGTTCGTGCCGCGGCGATTTCCGGACGTGCATTTAGTTTTTCCAAAAAGTTCTGGGTGATGTTGAAGAACTCGTTCAAATCACCGCCTGTTTTGTCTTGAAGGTTGAATTCGAATCCATTCGTCAAGCTATATCCCGGAATCATCGGTGGGGCGAACAATAGTACTCGTGCATCCTTGATCAATCCTTGGGTTTGCATGTATAATTGTCCGATCACGCTGTTTACATCTTGGCCTTTGCTTCGTTCATCCCACGGTTTCAGACGGCAGATAAACGTACCGTAAGAACTACCTTGTCCGGCAATGAAGCTATACCCGGCAATTTCAGTCCGGTCGGAAACAGCTGGATTGTTGGCGATTAGACTGTCCACCTGTGCCAAGGCGATTTGCGTGGTTTCCAATGATGTGGCAGGTGGGAGGTCAACGATCACGAAGAAGGTTCCCGTGTCTTCATTAGGTACCAATCCCGTCGGGGTTTTCTGCATCAGGAATACAAGGACCACCATGCTGGCAACTACTGTCACGAACGTGATTACCTTGTGGTTGATGAAGAAATTGATCCCTTTCTTGTATTTGTTCAATGTCACGTCGTAGGCGGCATTGAAGGCGGCGTGGAACCGGTTAATGAGTCCTTTTTTCTTGTGATCCTCGCTCTTGTCGTGAGGTTTTAAGAAAATGGCACACAATGCGGGACTTAATGTCAAAGCGTTGATGGCGGACAAACCGATGGAAACTGCCATTGTCAAACCGAACTGACGGTAGAATGTACCGGAAGTACCGGTGATGAAGCTCACGGGGATGAATACGGCCATCATCACGAGGGTGATGGACACGATCGCTCCGGAAATTTCGCTCATGGCATCAATAGACGCTTTAAGCGGGGATTTATACCCTTGATCCAGTTTCGCGTGCACGGCCTCAACCACCACGATGGCATCATCGACCACGATTGCGATAGCCAGCACGAGGGCGCAAAGTGTTAGCAAGTTCATGCTGAACCCGATCAGGTAAAGCACAAAGAACGTACCGATCAAAGCAACCGGAATCGCTATGGCGGGAATCAACGTGGACCGGAAGTCTTGCAGGAAGATAAATACAACGAGGAACACAAGGATAAATGCTTCGATCAAAGTTTTCAACACCTCGTGGATAGAGGCGTACAGGAAGTCATTGGCACTAAGTAATATACTGTATTCAACACCGGGAGGGAAGTCTTTGGAAACATCTTCCAACAATGCTTCGATGTCTTTGATGATTTGCGTG
Proteins encoded in this region:
- a CDS encoding efflux RND transporter permease subunit; its protein translation is MKLDNFIKRPVLSTVISIIIVILGILGLVSIPVTQYPDIAPPTVRVSTSYTGANAETVLNSVIAPLEEQINGVENMMYMTSTATNTGDASIEVYFKQGTDPDMAAVNVQNRVAKAQGFLPAEVTQVGVITSKRQTSMLLGFTVYSTDDRFDQTFLQNYMKINLIPQIQRVPGVGDVMAFGADYSMRIWLKPDVMAQYKLMPSDITAALAEQNIEAAPGQFGESGDQSFQYIMKYKGRLQTTEEFEDIIIRATSDGEILRLKDVARIELGGLSYGYSNNANGHPGVTSMIFQTAGSNATQIIKDIEALLEDVSKDFPPGVEYSILLSANDFLYASIHEVLKTLIEAFILVFLVVFIFLQDFRSTLIPAIAIPVALIGTFFVLYLIGFSMNLLTLCALVLAIAIVVDDAIVVVEAVHAKLDQGYKSPLKASIDAMSEISGAIVSITLVMMAVFIPVSFITGTSGTFYRQFGLTMAVSIGLSAINALTLSPALCAIFLKPHDKSEDHKKKGLINRFHAAFNAAYDVTLNKYKKGINFFINHKVITFVTVVASMVVLVFLMQKTPTGLVPNEDTGTFFVIVDLPPATSLETTQIALAQVDSLIANNPAVSDRTEIAGYSFIAGQGSSYGTFICRLKPWDERSKGQDVNSVIGQLYMQTQGLIKDARVLLFAPPMIPGYSLTNGFEFNLQDKTGGDLNEFFNITQNFLEKLNARPEIAAARTSFNPNYPQYMVDIDVAKCKEAGLSPNVLLSALQGYYGGLYASNFNRFGKLYRVMIQADANFRANPETLNQIMVRNGNEMAPITQFVTLRKVYGPDNIKRFNMFTAISVNGSPADGYSSGQAIKAIEEVAAETLPTGFGYEFSGMTREEQSASGSTTALIFVLCLVFVYLLLSAQYESYILPLVVILSVPFGLMGSFIFAQFMGVENNIYMQIALIMLIGLLAKNAILITEFALERRQSGMSIVSAAVLGASARLRPILMTSLAMVIGLLPMMFASGVGANGNSTLGSGAIGGMLIGMICQIFTVPAMFVAFQYLQEKIKPIEWHDTDNTELESEIEQYTK